The genome window caacaataacaacaacaaaaaaagcaataggccctggccatttggctcagtggtagagcattggtccagcatatggacatcccgggttcaatttctggtcagggcacacaggagaagtgaccatctgcttctccacccatcctcctctctcttctctctctctctcgtggctcagttggccccaggtgctaaggatggctacctggccttgcctcaggtgctaaaatagctcagctgccgaGTAACAGAGCaacggtcccagatgggcagagcatcacccggtaggggacttgccgggtggatcccggttggggtgcatacacAATTGAATTGTGTATGAAAAGAGTCCAGAGCCAGGAACCTCCCTCTGCTGAAGGACCGACAGGCAAAGCCAGAAGACAACAGACACATGGAGGTCCGTGGCTTAACTATAATCTCATAGATAAGGGGCTCCTGCTGGTTCAGCAAGAGAAAGAGCAGTGATGCATAGTAAAAGCAGGGAACATAGAATTAGTGTTCCCAGGAAGGGAATGCCAATGGCTCCAGCCCAAGAAAAGGAGTTAAAGTGACTGAGACCATCTTCTTTAGGAAAGACTACGTTCTTGTGGGAAAGGGTGTCTGCTATTGTCCATAAGACTACATCCCAGGAGTAGCTAGGGTTGTGGGTTTTCTAAACTTTATGGTGTCTACATCATGAGAACGTAATACTAGGccaaaaaacttaatacatttgtGTGCAAACTAAACTGTAGAACCCACTTCTACAGAGACCAGTTGGCCATGTGCACAGGCATAAAGAGTTCCTGTAAGCAGGAACAGAAGTGGCTAATGGCTATGACATTAGGCTCTAGTGAGATGTCATCTGGGCACTAGCTGGCCAGTTAAACAAGATGAACTGAGCTTTGACACAGGTGATGAGCAGGGACAGAAACCCCTGTCAGGTCAGGGCAGGTTGGCCTGGAAAGACCTCCAGAGCACAGGTCCCTCTGCTCTGAGAGACTTGCAGGGAAGGTGGAATTTATGGAGAGGAACAGTGTGTACAGAAGAGATCTCAAAAGTGTCACGTTTTTGGAAATTTGAAGACATCTTTATAGAATTTTGAAATATGCAAACCATGCCTATTGTTTGGAAGTTAGGGACTTTCTCTGGGATCTTAAGCTGGATTCTTGGCATATTgattagagttttaaaatacgatgtaacttttttttggccctgactggtttgctcagcggtagagcagtgacccagtgtgtggaagttccgggttcgattcccggtcagggcacacaggagaagtacgcatctgcttctccacctctccccatctcgcttctctctctctgtctcttcttctgctgtgatggctcagttagagcacgttagccccaggtgctgaggatggctctatagcctccgcctcagactctaagaagagctcagttcctgagcaatggagcaatgccccagatgggcagagcattgccccctagtgggcttgccaggtggatccctgtgggggcacatgtggtagtctgtctctctgcctcccctcctctcagtgagttatatatatgtaactttttttgtgtgtgacagagacagagagagggacagataggaacagataggaacggagagagatgagaaacatcaattctttgttgcgggtccttagtttccttagttgttcactgattgctttctcatatatgtcttgaccaggggggctgcagcagagcgagtgaccccttgctcaaaccagtgaccttgggcttcaagccagtgacctttggggtcaagccagtaaccatggggtcatgtctatgatcccatgctcaagccagcgaccccacactcaagctggtgagtgctcaagccagatgagcctgcgctcaagccagcgacctcagagttttgaacctgggtcctcagtgtcccagtttgatgctcaatccactgcgccaccgcctggtcaggttgtaactttttttgagagggggggggggaagcgaaagagatgagaagcatcagctcatagttgcatcactttagttgttcattgattgcctttcattcattcattcatgccttGTCCCTGGGGCTCAAGACAAGCCAgtgccagcaatctttgggttcaagccagtgaccatgggatcatgttgatgatccggtgctcaagctggcaagcctgcacttaagccagcgaccttgggtttccaaacctgggacctcagtttcccaggtcgacacttctatccattgtgccactactggtcaggcttatgtaacttaaaaaaaaatttttttttttattgatttgagagaaaggggagagaaaggaggggaagagagacagagaagcatgaacttgtccCAGTTAATTGTGCACTCATGGATTACTTCtagttgccctgactggggatcgaacccacaaccctgttgtgcagggtcaacactttatttacAGAGCCACCTGTTCATGTAACTTGTTTTAAAATCATGGAATGAAGGTAAGGGCTGTAGCAATGGAGACAGTGATGGAGAATGACAGGGCAGGTTAGCCTGTCCTAGTGGGGCTAACAGCCAGCCAAGGCCACTGGAGAGGCAAGCCTGTCCTGGAAGTTGGCAGGGGCCTCTGGCCAGTTCTGCATTtttgggaaggggagaggataaagtgCAGGGTTGATCCAAGCTGAAATGGTGGGGTTATGTTGGGCAGATGTGGGCAAGTGGCATTTGTTCTCCAGTGGCTACTCCAGGCCCAGggtgggaaggaaagggggagggggtttaTGGGCCCAGCACACTTCCACTGCGCAATTCTGGGGAGGGggtttaaatgtttaaatgtgaAGAGAAGCCGGACAAGCAGCTAGGCTGGGTTAAGGGGTGTGGACTCTAAGGCGGGTGGGACAAGGTTTATGAGAGGGTGTATGGTCCATCGACCTGGTTCTGGCCCCCAGGAAGCCGCTGAGGAACGGTTTGGTGAAGGACAAGCACTTCTGAACTCTTCGACTCCCGCTCCGTCCCCTAGGACCTAGCCCTACTCAACCTTGCCCCCCGCAATGGCTATGCCGCTACCCCCGATCCTGGCCCTGTCCAACTCCGCCCTTCCTGGGCTCCGGCCATTACTGGGACCCCTGCCCCGCACCCCCGAAACTCCGCCCCAGGATCGGTCTCTGCCAAGCTTCAGGACCGCGGCCACGCCCTCCGGGACCTCGACTCCGCCCAGTCCAGACCCTCGATCACTTGTCCGGCCGCCGCCTATGAGGAAGATGCCACAACTGCTTCGCCATCCCGACCACCGcgttcttctcctcctcctggccCTGCTGCTGCCCTCGCCGTCCCCGGCCCATGCCCTCGCGACCCCGGGCCCCACCGCTGCTCTCCTCCAGGCTCTCGGGCTGCGCGACGCGCCCCAGGGTTCCCCCAAGCTCAGGCCTGTACCCCCAGTCATGTGGCGCCTGTTCCGCCGCCGGGACCGCCAGGAGGACAGGGTCCGCCCGCAACGGACGTCCCCGGGGGCCACCCCACGACCGTGCCACATGGAGGAGCTGGGGGTCGCTGGAAACATCGTGCGCCACGTCCCAGACCGCGGTGAGTGGGGCTTGCCCTGGGGGAGTGGGTTTGAGAGGTCAGGACCCCCTTGGGCGCACATGCCCCACGAGCTTCCAGCGGCCCCTAGGGTCCCTATCCACCCAGTCCAGCCCACGACCAACCTTGGCCCTGTACTCCATCTCTTCTCCCCATGGACACCTACGGGGACCGGCGTGAGTAGCTACAAGGCCAGGCTACCTTGCACCCAGCAAGGCCACTTGCTTACAGCTGAAGCCCTGCCCCCACTCTCCCTCACTCCCGCTGCTTCACACCATCTGAAGCCTTCCAGCAGATGACACCCCGCCCCAGCATTGCTTTCCCAGGCGTTCGCTCCTCTCTGCCCCCTGCCTGTGTTCTCGATACAGGCAGGCCTCCCTGCATTGGGCAAGTCTTCCTGGCAAGCGatgccccacccccatcccccaccctacctctcccctccccctcctttacACCGTTTGACGCCTTATAACAGATGGTGTGCGTTCAGCCCCAGGCGCTCACCTTACCCCCATGTTCCTAGCCGACACCATCTCACGCGCAGGTGGGCACTGCGCAGGGACGCAGCGAGAGCCGAGCCCTCTCCCGGCTTCCCTAGGTGCGCGCGTCCAAACCCCGGAGCCCTTGGCCGCAGGGCAGTGCTCGAAGTGGACCGTCGTCTTTGACCTGTCGGCTGTGGAACCTGCTGAGCGCCCGAGCCGGGCCCGCCTGGAGCTGCGTTTTGCGGCGGAGGAAGCGGAGGTGGGGACGGCAGGCAGCTGGGAGCTGAGCGTGGCCCGGGCGGCTAAAGGTGCGGGCGTGGACCCGGTGCTGCTACGCCAGGCGGTGGCCTCTCTGAGTACGCCAGTGCGCGCTGAGCTGCTGAGCATCGCCTGGGCCTACAACACCTCAGTGCCGCGCAGCCTCCAACTGGTACTAGCGCTGCGGCCTCTGGCCACTGGCGCTTGCGCGCGCCTGGCGGAAGCCTCGCTGTTGCTGGTGACCCTCGACCCGCGCCTGTGCTACCCCCTAACCCGGCCACGGCGCCACGCCGAGCCCATGTTGGGTGGCGACCCTGGGGGCTCCTGTCGCGCGCGGCGGCTCTACGTTAACTTCCGCGAGGTAGGCTGGCACCGCTGGGTCATCGCGCCACGCGGCTTCCTGGCAAATTACTGCCAGGGCCAGTGCTCGCTGCCCGCCACACTGCCCCGGCCCGATGGGCCGCCCGCGCTCAACCACGCGGTGCTGCGCGCGCTCATGCACTCAGCCGTCCCTGGCGCCGCTGGCCTGCCCTGCTGTGTACCGGTGCGCCTGTCACCTATCTCTGTGCTCTTCTTCGACAACAGCGACAACGTAGTCCTGCGGCACTACGAGGACATGGTGGTGGATGAGTGTGGCTGCCGCTGACAGAAGTCATAAGCGGAGACACAATAAACACTGGGTGGTTTCAGCTGCTTGTCTTTGGGTCTTGTCACCTGAGGCTGGGGGAGGACCGCTGCATCCAGTGGAGGGCAGCTGGTGGGGGGGTAGGAGTGGGTTCTATATTGTTGCCACCTGCCCTTGTAAGAGTGTCATATCCCAGCGGTTCTACATCTAAGGGTACCCTGACAGCtccctccaaccccccccccccccaggcacaaGCGCAAGGGGCAGAGCCCCTTCCTTTCCAGTCTGCCCACCCAGCCTTTCTCGGTTTTGTCAAAGCCACAGGCTCCCAGACCAAGTGCTTTCCCACCCCCTGCAGATTACCCAGCCCAGTCCTTTGACACATTCAAGAGTTGTTTTAACAGTTTATTGATGACAAAAGAGCTTAAAACAAATTGACCAAAAATCAAAGTGACATTGCCTTGGTACAGATGCTCCTTGATTTGGAAAACTCAGAGTAACTGCTGCTAGAAGGTGAACAAAGCCAACAGCACAGAGCGAGGTAGAGCACTCCAAGGAAAGAAGAGATGGGCAGCACACAGGATCTCAGCAGAAGCCTATCCCAGCCCAATGCCTCTAGGCGGCCTACCAAAAGGGACTAGAAGCCCCACAGCAATGGGATAAAAGGCCTTGCCAGGAGAAAAATGCCtgtgtgttcctgtctctctgtgtaCCAGATGGCATCTGAAAGCTTTGGGCTAGGGCCAGTGTCAGGCACATGGGGAAGGGATGCTGGGTGCCATAGTCACTAGGATCTGAGTAGTCCAGAAAAGATCACCAacttggtggttgccagggagaCTAACACCTACCCCCCCATAGGGTGCCTTTCCCAAACACTAGAACTTATGCAACGCAAACCAAGGCTGATATCCTTCTGTACTAACTGAATGGACAACCTCCAAGCACCTTCAGCACAGAACCAacttatttctgaaatttcttttcCCAAATTAAGCAGAAATCACCCCAACTCAATGAAGCTATGCCCACAGGTTAGAAGAGATTCAAATTTGGGAATGGAGTGGAGAATAAAGGGGGCAAGGTGCTTGGCTTGTCTGATGGCCACAGGGACTGTGGGCGCCTCACTGGGGCAGAAGCCACTGGGCAAGGAACACCACCTTCATGCCCTACGACCTCACAGCTACTTCTGCTGGGGTCCTTTGGGTGACCAAGTCCACTGCAGGTGTGAAGCTTCTCGCTTCTCCGAGTCCAGCGGAGCCCATGGGCCCAGGTGACACTCCTTCATCAGCCTGCCGAGCAGGGAGAAGCTGCTGGAAACTAAACTGAAAAATCTTCCTCTCCAGGATTGCATCATAGGTGTTCATCCTAACCTCGTGCGGCTCGTTTAAACTTCGTTTCTGGAAGTTTCTTGAATCTCCAAAGTCCACCACTAAGATTTGAGAGACAAACTCAGGAAAGTATATTTTTCAGTACTCCTTTGAAagaacctttaaaaaacaaacagaaaacgcCCAAACACCATTTTTTCTTCAAATGAAAACCCTCTCAGAACACAGGCAGTATGACTGCAAGGTCTCAGACAATGTTGACAGAACCTGTGCCTTGGCGGGACTCTTTGGGCACGGCTGCAAGGAGCCTGCTCACCACAGAAATGCAAGTTGTTCCTGATAAAACGTAGTCCCCtttcaataaaagagaaaaagaaagaaagaacagaggaaagggctactctgAGATGAGGGTCTTCCTCCCTCCGCCTGGTCACAGACCCAGGTGTAGACGCGGCGAGCTGGGCCTCCTTTGGCGAGCGGGCTGCTGAGCTCTTGGGCGGCCGGCCCTAGCtccactctccctctgtctcctcgcCGCGGTGCCAGCAGTGGGCGCTCACTATCTCGGGCTGCTCTCCCTCGggtgctcctctccctctcctgttgcTCACAGTGGTACTTCAGTTTTAGCAGTGGAAAACAggtatccatttatttttattttttattacccaGAATAAGATGCTGATGGACTAAGCCACATACTTAGCTCTTCTGCCGCCAcctgcagagagggagggaggcatgaGACTGTCAGAGGGTAGAGTCTGGCCCCACCTGGAAGGCAAAGGGCTTTTTCCTGCTTCCACTTTGCACCTATGTTTTCACTTGTGAAATGGGACCTCAGGTGCTGGTTAGCCCTAAGACCAGTGATTTCCCAACCAGAGGAGAACTTCTCCTGGCAGCACCAGAACCCAACTTTTCCCATcacacagacagatgggaacCACAAGACCGGGCTCTTGCAGGCACCTCGCGGTGCCTCTTGCAGAAGTTCCCAGTGCACCTAGTGCTGGGACCCATCACCCTCACAGCTGCCAgtcctcctccctgcctgcctagGCGGCGATGGGCCTCCACATCAGCCTTTCTCAGGAGTTCTAGGACTCAGAAGAGACACAGAGCAAGGTGCAGGGACCTAAAGTGACAAGTCACAGGATGAGCTGGCCGTTTGTGGACCTGAGACTCCCACCACATTTTCTGAGTTTTTGCACAAGTTCAGGTCCCGGTGAAGCCCTCCTATGGGGTTGGCTTGCCTTCTAGTACTGGGACAGCCCCGTCACTCCACCATGCTGGTATGCCCGCTCCCCCTGGTATGTAGAATCTTGCGACAGCGCCACATCAATCTGGGACTTAAACTCATCACCAAGGTAACTGTCCTGAAAGACAAAGTTGGGGAGATGAGCAACCAGTAAAAGAACTGGGTCATATCCCTGTAGCCTTGAGAACCTGCTGAGTGTCCAGCCgctccccagcccagagaagAACCTGAAAGAGTGGTCCTCCTCAAGCTTCAGTAGCAGGAGACCCACACTGGTTACCTCACCACTGAGACAGGTGACTTAGGACTGTTGAAGGGACAGTGTCATGGATCAGATGTTCTAGACCCACAGTCCTACTGCAGAGGTCAACTGTGCAGGAGGACAGGCCATCCTTCTTTCGAGTCCTCGTGGGAGAGAGTGTATGTTGTGTGTGGCCTAACTTCTCTGCAGGTGTGATGTGTTTCCCGGTCAGTGTGGCCAGCTCACCTGGGACAGCTCAGGCTGGGAGAGGCCAGGCTGGCTCATCTGGGAGGGTTGGCTCATGGAGATGTAGCCTTGCGTCAGGGCCCCCTGT of Saccopteryx bilineata isolate mSacBil1 chromosome 1, mSacBil1_pri_phased_curated, whole genome shotgun sequence contains these proteins:
- the GDF1 gene encoding embryonic growth/differentiation factor 1, with product MAMPLPPILALSNSALPGLRPLLGPLPRTPETPPQDRSLPSFRTAATPSGTSTPPSPDPRSLVRPPPMRKMPQLLRHPDHRVLLLLLALLLPSPSPAHALATPGPTAALLQALGLRDAPQGSPKLRPVPPVMWRLFRRRDRQEDRVRPQRTSPGATPRPCHMEELGVAGNIVRHVPDRGARVQTPEPLAAGQCSKWTVVFDLSAVEPAERPSRARLELRFAAEEAEVGTAGSWELSVARAAKGAGVDPVLLRQAVASLSTPVRAELLSIAWAYNTSVPRSLQLVLALRPLATGACARLAEASLLLVTLDPRLCYPLTRPRRHAEPMLGGDPGGSCRARRLYVNFREVGWHRWVIAPRGFLANYCQGQCSLPATLPRPDGPPALNHAVLRALMHSAVPGAAGLPCCVPVRLSPISVLFFDNSDNVVLRHYEDMVVDECGCR